In a genomic window of Brassica rapa cultivar Chiifu-401-42 chromosome A10, CAAS_Brap_v3.01, whole genome shotgun sequence:
- the LOC103844862 gene encoding uncharacterized protein LOC103844862: MNPATRNLYRAANPTFRLDGTPQVIIPSQVLSLGPENKREYLIGQFHRCSLPPGGLIHAVVNRLWGRSCRIGCRKLSESSYMFHIPHDSTREWVVQRGVWHVDDCLLFVSPWKSVNSLKVPEVSTIPVWVNLKNVPDCCYSRLGLSHVASGLGEPMQTHKPRLDPTCLGEAKVLVEVELEKPFPKQIALDDKQGNIFLVDVEYTWIPSTCGRCGHLGHKEKRCLLPAVQKNEETLPVNEVMNEDRGVGSDKEQAQVYTASEKEVVQVEDSEANLDLASTDQILEPTNVTEIEELQSQKGVELKALSTPVHFLVHSKETIAIGSNSQFTTSPLAVWNQEAIHWPLCTHLRMAALFTMLLSNSMFMMLEMG, encoded by the exons ATGAATCCTGCTACAAGAAATCTTTATCGAGCGGCTAATCCTACCTTCCGACTTGACGGAACTCCTCAGGTTATCATCCCTTCTCAGGTTCTTAGTTTAGGACCAGAAAATAAAAGAGAGTATCTGATTGGCCAGTTTCATCGTTGCTCTCTACCTCCTGGAGGTTTGATTCATGCTGTAGTAAATAGGCTGTGGGGAAGAAGTTGCAGAATAGGATGTCGTAAGCTTAGCGAGTCATCTTATATGTTTCACATTCCTCATGATTCAACTCGAGAATGGGTAGTTCAGAGAGGTGTATGGCATGTTGACGACTGTTTGTTGTTTGTTTCGCCTTGGAAATCAGTAAATTCGCTCAAAGTCCCTGAAGTATCAACTATCCCGGTTTGGGTAAACTTAAAGAATGTTCCAGATTGTTGCTATTCAAGATTAGGTCTCAGTCATGTAGCATCAGGACTTGGTGAGCCTATGCAAACGCACAAACCGCGCCTTGATCCAACTTGCTTGGGGGAAGCAAAGGTTTTAGTTGAAGTAGAGCTTGAAAAGCCCTTTCCTAAGCAAATTGCCTTAGATGACAAACAAGGTAATATATTCTTGGTAGATGTTGAGTATACTTGGATTCCGAGTACTTGTGGTAGATGTGGACACTTAGGACATAAAGAGAAAAGATGTCTACTCCCAGCTGTCCAAAAGAATGAGGAAACACTTCCAGTGAATGAGGTGATGAATGAAGATCGAGGGGTTGGGTCGGATAAGGAACAAGCTCAGGTCTATACTGCATCGGAAAAAGAGGTGGTACAAGTTGAAGATTCTGAAGCAAATTTGGATTTAGCTTCTACTGATCAAATTTTAGAACCCACTAATGTGACAGAGATTGAAGAGTTGCAATCACAAAAGGGTGTTGAGCTTAAGGCTCTTTCAACGCCGGTACACTTTCTCGTCCATTCTAAGGAAACTATAGCCATTGGCTCCAACTCTCAATTCACTACATCACCATTAGCAG TTTGGAATCAGGAGGCAATTCATTGGCCTTTATGTACACACCTACGCATGGCAGCCCTTTTCACAATGCTATTGAGCAATTCAATGTTCATGATGTTGGAGATGGGTTAA
- the LOC103844863 gene encoding cytochrome P450 71B11 isoform X1, with amino-acid sequence MLILCYLFTYFVYLFHLTYAIYISVKLSKMSLWYIIVAIVFCAFVLVAKNTRKTKKKLPPGPPRLPIIGNLHQLGSKPHRSMLKLSAKYGSLMSLKFGDVSTVVASSPETVKDVLKTFDADCCSRPYLTYPARVSYNLNDLAFSPYTKYWRQVRKMTVIELYTAKRVKSFRHIREEEVASFVDFIKQSASLANPVNLNKKLMKLSGSVICRVGFGMNLKGSKLENTYEEVIQGTMEVLGSFAAADYFPVIGKLIDRITGLHSKCEVVFKAMDAFFDQSIKHHLEDESLKDDIIALLLKMERGETGLGEFQLTRNHTKGILLNVLIAGIDTSGHTITWVMTHLIANPRVLKKVQAEVREVIKNKNDITEEDIEKMEYLKMVIKETFRINPLVPILVPREASKDVKMGGYDIPKKTWIHVNIWAVHRNPNVWKDPESFIPERFMNNEIDYKGLDFELLPFGSGRRMCPGMGMGMALVHLTLISLLYRFDWKLPEGMEAKDVDLEESYGLVCPKKVPLRLIPVPTTWT; translated from the exons ATGCTTATTTTGTGTTATCTATTCACTTATTTTGTGTATTTATTTCACTTGACATATGCTATTTATATTTCTGTAAAGCTTAGCAAAATGAGTTTGTGGTATATCATCGTTGCAATCGTCTTCTGTGCATTTGTACTCGTTGCAAAGAACACCagaaagacaaagaaaaaactACCTCCCGGACCACCAAGACTTCCTATAATTGGCAACTTGCACCAATTAGGATCCAAACCTCATCGTTCCATGCTCAAGTTATCTGCAAAATATGGATCTCTAATGTCCCTCAAGTTTGGAGACGTGTCTACCGTCGTGGCGTCAAGTCCGGAGACAGTGAAGGATGTCTTAAAGACGTTCGACGCAGATTGTTGTTCGCGACCTTATTTGACTTATCCTGCAAGAGTTTCATACAATCTAAATGATCTCGCCTTTTCTCCATATACCAAATATTGGCGGCAAGTACGGAAGATGACGGTTATTGAACTCTACACCGCAAAAAGGGTCAAATCTTTTCGACatataagagaagaagaagttgcTTCCTTCGTCGATTTCATAAAGCAGTCTGCTTCACTGGCCAACCCGGTTAACTTGAACAAGAAGTTAATGAAATTGTCTGGAAGTGTGATTTGTAGAGTCGGATTTGGGATGAATCTTAAAGGGAGCAAACTCGAGAATACTTATGAGGAAGTCATTCAAGGAACCATGGAGGTGTTGGGGAGTTTTGCTGCAGCAGATTACTTCCCGGTCATTGGTAAATTAATCGATAGGATCACAGGGTTACATAGCAAATGTGAGGTGGTTTTTAAAGCAATGGATGCATTTTTTGATCAATCTATAAAGCATCACCTAGAAGATGAGAGCCTTAAGGATGATATCATTGCCTTGCTTCTCAAAATGGAAAGGGGAGAGACTGGACTTGGGGAGTTTCAACTTACACGAAACCACACCAAAGGAATTCTTCTT AATGTGCTTATTGCTGGAATAGACACTTCTGGCCACACGATAACATGGGTGATGACTCATTTGATTGCAAACCCAAGAGTTCTGAAGAAAGTCCAAGCAGAGGTGAGAgaagttataaaaaataaaaatgatatcacAGAAGAAGATATAGAGAAAATGGAGTATCTCAAAATGGTGATTAAAGAAACATTTAGGATAAACCCACTTGTGCCAATTCTAGTTCCAAGAGAAGCCTCGAAAGATGTAAAGATGGGAGGTTACGACATTCCAAAGAAGACATGGATCCATGTCAACATATGGGCTGTTCACAGGAATCCAAACGTTTGGAAAGATCCAGAATCTTTCATCCCCGAGAGGTTCATGAACAATGAGATCGACTATAAAGGTCTAGACTTTGAGTTGTTGCCGTTTGGTAGTGGAAGGAGGATGTGCCCTGGTATGGGTATGGGTATGGCTTTGGTACACTTAACTCTTATCAGTCTTCTTTACCGTTTCGATTGGAAGCTTCCAGAAGGAATGGAGGCAAAAGATGTTGATCTTGAAGAATCATATGGACTTGTCTGTCCTAAGAAAGTTCCACTTCGCCTTATCCCGGTTCCAACGACATGGACTTGA
- the LOC103844863 gene encoding cytochrome P450 71B14 isoform X2, translating to MSLWYIIVAIVFCAFVLVAKNTRKTKKKLPPGPPRLPIIGNLHQLGSKPHRSMLKLSAKYGSLMSLKFGDVSTVVASSPETVKDVLKTFDADCCSRPYLTYPARVSYNLNDLAFSPYTKYWRQVRKMTVIELYTAKRVKSFRHIREEEVASFVDFIKQSASLANPVNLNKKLMKLSGSVICRVGFGMNLKGSKLENTYEEVIQGTMEVLGSFAAADYFPVIGKLIDRITGLHSKCEVVFKAMDAFFDQSIKHHLEDESLKDDIIALLLKMERGETGLGEFQLTRNHTKGILLNVLIAGIDTSGHTITWVMTHLIANPRVLKKVQAEVREVIKNKNDITEEDIEKMEYLKMVIKETFRINPLVPILVPREASKDVKMGGYDIPKKTWIHVNIWAVHRNPNVWKDPESFIPERFMNNEIDYKGLDFELLPFGSGRRMCPGMGMGMALVHLTLISLLYRFDWKLPEGMEAKDVDLEESYGLVCPKKVPLRLIPVPTTWT from the exons ATGAGTTTGTGGTATATCATCGTTGCAATCGTCTTCTGTGCATTTGTACTCGTTGCAAAGAACACCagaaagacaaagaaaaaactACCTCCCGGACCACCAAGACTTCCTATAATTGGCAACTTGCACCAATTAGGATCCAAACCTCATCGTTCCATGCTCAAGTTATCTGCAAAATATGGATCTCTAATGTCCCTCAAGTTTGGAGACGTGTCTACCGTCGTGGCGTCAAGTCCGGAGACAGTGAAGGATGTCTTAAAGACGTTCGACGCAGATTGTTGTTCGCGACCTTATTTGACTTATCCTGCAAGAGTTTCATACAATCTAAATGATCTCGCCTTTTCTCCATATACCAAATATTGGCGGCAAGTACGGAAGATGACGGTTATTGAACTCTACACCGCAAAAAGGGTCAAATCTTTTCGACatataagagaagaagaagttgcTTCCTTCGTCGATTTCATAAAGCAGTCTGCTTCACTGGCCAACCCGGTTAACTTGAACAAGAAGTTAATGAAATTGTCTGGAAGTGTGATTTGTAGAGTCGGATTTGGGATGAATCTTAAAGGGAGCAAACTCGAGAATACTTATGAGGAAGTCATTCAAGGAACCATGGAGGTGTTGGGGAGTTTTGCTGCAGCAGATTACTTCCCGGTCATTGGTAAATTAATCGATAGGATCACAGGGTTACATAGCAAATGTGAGGTGGTTTTTAAAGCAATGGATGCATTTTTTGATCAATCTATAAAGCATCACCTAGAAGATGAGAGCCTTAAGGATGATATCATTGCCTTGCTTCTCAAAATGGAAAGGGGAGAGACTGGACTTGGGGAGTTTCAACTTACACGAAACCACACCAAAGGAATTCTTCTT AATGTGCTTATTGCTGGAATAGACACTTCTGGCCACACGATAACATGGGTGATGACTCATTTGATTGCAAACCCAAGAGTTCTGAAGAAAGTCCAAGCAGAGGTGAGAgaagttataaaaaataaaaatgatatcacAGAAGAAGATATAGAGAAAATGGAGTATCTCAAAATGGTGATTAAAGAAACATTTAGGATAAACCCACTTGTGCCAATTCTAGTTCCAAGAGAAGCCTCGAAAGATGTAAAGATGGGAGGTTACGACATTCCAAAGAAGACATGGATCCATGTCAACATATGGGCTGTTCACAGGAATCCAAACGTTTGGAAAGATCCAGAATCTTTCATCCCCGAGAGGTTCATGAACAATGAGATCGACTATAAAGGTCTAGACTTTGAGTTGTTGCCGTTTGGTAGTGGAAGGAGGATGTGCCCTGGTATGGGTATGGGTATGGCTTTGGTACACTTAACTCTTATCAGTCTTCTTTACCGTTTCGATTGGAAGCTTCCAGAAGGAATGGAGGCAAAAGATGTTGATCTTGAAGAATCATATGGACTTGTCTGTCCTAAGAAAGTTCCACTTCGCCTTATCCCGGTTCCAACGACATGGACTTGA